ATGTTTTCGATGGTGAGATGAAATTGCCCTATGTGGAATCAGATATTCCTGATCCGAGGACGGTGTATGGACAGAGCAAACTTGAAGGGGAGAGACGAGTTGAAACTATTCTTGGTGATTACGTTGTCCTTAGATTAGCGTGGCTCTATGGAGAACAGGGTGGGAACTTCGTGCGTACAATAATCAAAAAGGGCTACGAACAGCAACGAGCGGTACAGCGTGGTGAGATCATTGAACCACTAAAAATCGTTGATGACCAAATTGGCAATCCGACCTGGACTGTTGATGTTGTGCGTCAGACTCGGACCATACTGGAAAGCGACTTGACAGGCGTTGTACATTGTTCATCAGAAGGGGAGACGTCCTGGTATGGTTTGGGGCAGACGGTTTTTAAATATCTGGGAATGCCAGTCCAAGTACGACCGTGCAACAGCGAAGAATATCACAGCCCAGCCTCTCGTCCAAAGAGATCAGCGCTGGAGAATAGGCGCTTGCATGAGTTGGGACTGAATCGTATGCGCCTTTGGCAAGTTGCACTGAAAGAGTTTCTATCAGGCAGCAAGGAGAAGTTGTTTTCATGCCATGTGAAATAGAAGGGATCGAGGTTCGCGATTTGAAGCGACACGATGATG
This portion of the Candidatus Zixiibacteriota bacterium genome encodes:
- the rfbD gene encoding dTDP-4-dehydrorhamnose reductase; this encodes MTDRKILVTGCRGQLGSDLMRGLSAYYDVSGIDIENADLTDANSVKRAIEKQRPMAVLHTAAFTDVDGCESDRDQAMAVNADGAENVARTCSAIDARMIYYSTDYVFDGEMKLPYVESDIPDPRTVYGQSKLEGERRVETILGDYVVLRLAWLYGEQGGNFVRTIIKKGYEQQRAVQRGEIIEPLKIVDDQIGNPTWTVDVVRQTRTILESDLTGVVHCSSEGETSWYGLGQTVFKYLGMPVQVRPCNSEEYHSPASRPKRSALENRRLHELGLNRMRLWQVALKEFLSGSKEKLFSCHVK